The Thermococcus alcaliphilus genome includes the window GTGCTACAATTAACGGGTACTGGTGGTGGGTTATTCCACCAGGACTAGCAATTACATTAGTAGCATTCACCTTCGTGTTGATTGGTATCTCACTTGATAGAGTACTTAACCCAAGACTGAAGAGACTGTGAGGTGGATAAAATGGCCAAGAATGTACTTGAAGTTAAGGACCTTAAAATGTACTACTTCACTTCAAGAGGACCTGTGAGAGCAGTCGACAACATCACGTTTGAGCTCAAAAAGGGTGAAGTTTTAGGCCTAGCAGGGGAAAGTGGATGTGGAAAGTCATCACTGGGCTTTACGTTAATGGGAATGCCTACTCCTCCGGGAAAGATCATTGGAGGAAGCATAAAAATCGATGGCAGAGAGATCGTTGGATTGCCTGAAGAGGTTCTCAGGAGAGAGATTAGATGGCAGAAAATCTCAATGATATTCCAGGGTGCCATGAACGCCCTAAACCCAGTTTACACTGTCGGATATCAAATGATAGAACCATTAATATACCACAAAGGTATGACAAAGGAAGAAGCTTTGGATAGAGCCATGAGATACCTAGAGCTAGTTGGACTTGCCCCAGAGATAGTTTATAGATATCCACACGAGCTCAGTGGTGGAATGAAGCAGAGAGTCGTCATTGCTACTGCACTGCTCCTCGAACCAGAAGTCGTCATTGCGGATGAGCCAACGACAGCTTTGGACGTGGTTGTCCAAGCTCAGATCATAAACCTCATGAAGAAGCTGAAAAAAGAACTGGGTCTATCGATGATATTCATCACACACGATTTGAGCATTCTTGCAGAGATAAGTGATAGAGTAGCAATAATGTATGCAGGAAAAATAGTAGAAATTGGAGACAGCGAAAAGATATACTACGAGCCAGCTCACCCATACACTCAAAAACTCCTAGCTGCAATCCCAAGGTTACATGAGGATGTCGAGAGGCTCGAGTTTATACCCGGACAACCACCTAACCTAATACACCCACCCAGTGGATGTCGCTTCCACCCAAGATGTCCATACGCAATGCAACAATGTAAGGAACAAATCCCAGAACTGAAAGAGATTGAGAAAGATCACTATGCTGCATGCTGGTTGTTGTGAGGGATGAAAAATGGCGGAACCTGTATTAAGGGTTGAGAACCTCAAGAAGTACTTCCCAATTAAGAGAGGCCTACTAGCAGGACTTAGAGGAGAGCCCCCTAGGTTCGTCAGAGCGGTAGATGGCGTTAGCTTTGAGGTTTATAAGCAAGAAGTCTTTGCACTGGTAGGAGAGAGCGGATGTGGAAAAACTACCACTGGAAAACTAGTAATGAAGCTATTAGAACCCACAGACGGAAAAATTTATCTTGAAGGGCAGGATGTAACAGAACTCAAAACTCAAGAGGAGATTAAGGCATATAGAAGAAAAGTCCAGATGGTCTTTCAGGATCCATTCTCCTCAATGAACCCAAGATTCAGAATATACGATGTATTAGAAGAACCACTCTTGATTCACGGAATTGGTGAGACAAAAGCAGAAAGAGAAGAACTTATTTACAAGGCACTTGAGATGGTTAAAATCGTTCCTCCTGAAGATTACGTGGGCAGACATCCACACATGCTCTCTGGAGGACAGAGACAGAGAGTAGCTATTGCAAGAGCTTTGATACTTAACCCAACGTTCATAGTGGCAGATGAGCCAGTCTCGATGCTTGACGTTTCAATTAGAGCAGAAGTCCTTGAATTGATGAAAGAGCTCAAAGAAAAGATGGGTGTTACATACCTCTACATCACTCACGATCTATCAACAGCCAGATACTTTGCAGACCACATTGCGGTCATGTACCTAGGAAGAATTGTTGAGATGGGGCCTGCAAAAGTGGTAATCGACAATCCAATACACCCCTATACAAGAGCATTACTTGCAGCAGTGCCAGAGCCAATACCAGAGAGAAGAAACATAATCAAGGAGGTACCAATTAAAGGTGAAGTTCCAAACGCTGCAAATATCCCACCAGGCTGTAGGTTCCATCCAAGATGTCTGTACATGGAGAAAGGACTCTGCGATGTCAAGCACCCGCAATTAGTAGAATACGAGCACAACCACTGGGTAGAATGCTGGCTAGCTGGAAAAATTTAATCTGTTCTTACCTCAATCTTTATATTTTTGTTTCTGAAAAATCCCTTGTGGGTGATGTGATGGTAACTTTTAAAGACGCACTTAGATATCCCCTAATAAAAGCAGGGCTACTTTTTTTATTCTTGGCCATAATACTCGCTTTCATCTCTATGTATGGAGTCCCAAAGAGTGGTAATTGGCATGGAAACTTACAACAGGGCCAGCATTTAATCGGAGATTCCCAATTTGAAAAAGAGTATTTCATAAACAATAGAACCCTCACGTTGTATTCCCAAAACGCATCGGTGATCATTGTTCATGGAAACAAAGTTGATGCATATAGGCTAAACAATAATTCTGTAACGTTAAATCCTCTTTCTCAGCCCCAGATAAATGTAGAGAGCGGAAATGTTTCTTATGTGTATGATGTGAAAGGAGTTCAATATCCCTATTCCCCTCTAGCGTGGGTAGCATTTATCTCGATGCTGGTAGGGAGTGCCTTGAGTCTTATTGGATACGTAAGGTTTATGGAAGAACTAAAGGGAGGTTAAAAAAATGAGGGAACTAAATTTTGAAGAGGTTATCGGTAGGCTTGTCTCATTTATAAAAGAGAAGACAGAAGAAGCAAAAGCTAAGGGAGTGGTAATTGGAATTAGTGGTGGGGTAGACAGTGCCACTGTAGCTCACCTTGCAACAAAGGCACTCGGAAAAGAAAAGGTACTAGGCCTTATAATGCCCTATTACATGAACCAAGACGTTGAAGATGCTTTGCTAGTATGCAAAAAACTCGGAATTGAGCATAAACTCATCAGCATAAAAGAAATCGTAGATGCGTTTGAAAAAAGCATTGGCTTTGAGCTTGACAAAGTTTCCAAAGGTAATTTAATGGCAAGAACCAGAATGATACTTTTGTATGCCCATGCAAACTCAAGAAACTACCTTGTTTTAGGGACGTCCAATAAAAGCGAATTTCTGACAGGATACTTTACAAAGTGGGGAGACGGAGCTAGTGACTATGCCCCTTTAATCAACCTATACAAAACAGAAGTTTGGGAAATTGCCAAAAGGATTGGCGTTCCAGAGAGAATAATAACCAAAAAACCAAGTGCTGGTCTATGGGAAGGACAAAGCGATGAGGATGAACTGGGAATTAGCTACAAACTTTTAGATGAAATCCTCTATAGATTGGTAGATTTAAAAATGGAAAAGAACAAAATTGCCGAAGAGCTAAATGTCCCAATGGAGAAAGTTGAGTATGTTGAACATCTAGTCAAAAAAAGCGAACACAAAAGGAGACTTCCTGTGGGACCAAAAATCTAACGGTGAAATGCATTGAAAAAAGGGTACATACTAGTCTTTTTAGCCGCGAGTATGTGGGGAACTCTTGGGATTTTCGCTAAATTGCTCTATGGCTTCGGATTAGATCCGTTTACAATAACATTCTACAGAGCATCCATAGCGTTTGCCCTTCTCTTTGTTTATAATCTCTCCAAAGGCCTTCAGATTAAAAAGCATAGACTGCCTTTTTATGCATTTTATGGTTTTTTTGCAGTGTTCTTGTTTTATATATTGTATTTCTACACTGTTAAAATTTCATCAGTGTCTTTGGCGGTCCTTCTATTGTATTCCGCCCCGGTTTATTCCACTATACTGGGATATTTCATCTTTGGTGAAAAAATCACTTCCATAAAGCTCGCAGCACTTGTAATGGCAATAATAGGAGTTCTCCTAGTTGTTAATCCCAACGGAGGAAGTGTGAGTAAGCTAGCTATAGTATTAGGACTTCTATCCGGACTTACATACGCTCTCTATGGAATTTTGGCAAAACTCGCTGTAAAAAATGAAAAACCAGAAGAAGCCCTTCTTTACACAATAGGTTTTGGAGCACTTTTCCTAGCGCCGTTCTCGAATTTTGAAATCCCTATCTCTTCTTTGCCATGCCTTTTTGGACTAGCATTCTTTCCAACATTTTTGGCATACATTTTATACAATACTGCACTTAAAGAGATAGAAGTCAGCAGAGCATCGATAATAGCCACGGTAGAACCGGTAGTTGCTTTAATCCTTGCTTACCTCATATTCCACGAAATCCTAACAACCAAACAAGTGATTGGAGCCATATTAATAATTTTAGGTTCTCTCATGCTCCACATAGAAGAAAGAAATGAGAAAGATCAAACATAGAAGTAGCGCTCAAGTTCCCATTCTGTAACCTTTATTGTCCTTCTGTTAATCCCGTTCTTTTCTAAGTATCTCTGATAGGCCTCCCATTCCTTTGTTTTGTATTCCATGAAGTTGTGATAAGCCTTTCCAAGGACATCTCTAATTACTTTGTCCCTCTTTAGTTCTCCGAGGGCTTCTTCCAAAGTAGTAGGCAAAACATCTATTCCTAGAGACCACCTTTCTTTTTCTCCCATCTCATATACGTTCTCTTCCACATAAGCAAACGGTTCGATTTTATGCTTTATTCCATCAATACCAGCCATTAAAATAACTGCAAACGCAAGGTACGGATTTGCACTTGGGTCAGGACAGCGGTATTCTATCCTTGCCCCATTGCCCACATACGCAGGAACCCTTATTAGAGCACTCCTGTTTTTGTATCCCCAAGAGATGTATACCGGAGCCTCATATCCAGGCACAAGACGTTTGTATGAGTTAACAGTGGGATTAGTTACTGCCGTTAAAGCTTTTGCGTGCTTTAAAACGCCTCCGATGAAGTAAAGAGCATCGTCGCTTAACCCTTTTTCTCCCCTGAAGATGTTCTCCCCTTCTTTCCAAAGACTTATATGAAGATGCATCCCATTGCCAGGCTTGCCAAAAAGGGGTTTTGGCATAAACGTAGCGTAGAGACCATAGCTTTCCGCAACTGCTTTAACCAAATACTTGAACCTGACTATATTGTCGGCAGTTGTTAACGCATCTGCAAAGCGAAAATCTATTTCATGCTGTCCCGGACCAACTTCATGGTGCAGAACTTCGGGGATTAACTTAAACGCGGGCATATAATGGGCTATGACCCTCTTCATTTCCCTCGCTTTGTCCAGATTAACAAGATCGAAATATCCTCCCCCATCAGGAAGCTTGAGCTCCCATGAGCCGTTCTTTTCAAAGAGGTAAAATTCTGGTTCAGGGCCTATATAAGCTGTTATTCCCATCTTTTTCAGTTCTTCCACGACCGAGTTCAGGATTCTTCTAGGATCAGCATGGTATGGCTTACCATCTTTGTATATATACCCAAATACTTTTG containing:
- a CDS encoding ABC transporter ATP-binding protein, which translates into the protein MAKNVLEVKDLKMYYFTSRGPVRAVDNITFELKKGEVLGLAGESGCGKSSLGFTLMGMPTPPGKIIGGSIKIDGREIVGLPEEVLRREIRWQKISMIFQGAMNALNPVYTVGYQMIEPLIYHKGMTKEEALDRAMRYLELVGLAPEIVYRYPHELSGGMKQRVVIATALLLEPEVVIADEPTTALDVVVQAQIINLMKKLKKELGLSMIFITHDLSILAEISDRVAIMYAGKIVEIGDSEKIYYEPAHPYTQKLLAAIPRLHEDVERLEFIPGQPPNLIHPPSGCRFHPRCPYAMQQCKEQIPELKEIEKDHYAACWLL
- a CDS encoding ABC transporter ATP-binding protein, whose amino-acid sequence is MAEPVLRVENLKKYFPIKRGLLAGLRGEPPRFVRAVDGVSFEVYKQEVFALVGESGCGKTTTGKLVMKLLEPTDGKIYLEGQDVTELKTQEEIKAYRRKVQMVFQDPFSSMNPRFRIYDVLEEPLLIHGIGETKAEREELIYKALEMVKIVPPEDYVGRHPHMLSGGQRQRVAIARALILNPTFIVADEPVSMLDVSIRAEVLELMKELKEKMGVTYLYITHDLSTARYFADHIAVMYLGRIVEMGPAKVVIDNPIHPYTRALLAAVPEPIPERRNIIKEVPIKGEVPNAANIPPGCRFHPRCLYMEKGLCDVKHPQLVEYEHNHWVECWLAGKI
- a CDS encoding NAD+ synthase; translated protein: MRELNFEEVIGRLVSFIKEKTEEAKAKGVVIGISGGVDSATVAHLATKALGKEKVLGLIMPYYMNQDVEDALLVCKKLGIEHKLISIKEIVDAFEKSIGFELDKVSKGNLMARTRMILLYAHANSRNYLVLGTSNKSEFLTGYFTKWGDGASDYAPLINLYKTEVWEIAKRIGVPERIITKKPSAGLWEGQSDEDELGISYKLLDEILYRLVDLKMEKNKIAEELNVPMEKVEYVEHLVKKSEHKRRLPVGPKI
- a CDS encoding DMT family transporter, which codes for MKKGYILVFLAASMWGTLGIFAKLLYGFGLDPFTITFYRASIAFALLFVYNLSKGLQIKKHRLPFYAFYGFFAVFLFYILYFYTVKISSVSLAVLLLYSAPVYSTILGYFIFGEKITSIKLAALVMAIIGVLLVVNPNGGSVSKLAIVLGLLSGLTYALYGILAKLAVKNEKPEEALLYTIGFGALFLAPFSNFEIPISSLPCLFGLAFFPTFLAYILYNTALKEIEVSRASIIATVEPVVALILAYLIFHEILTTKQVIGAILIILGSLMLHIEERNEKDQT
- the glnA gene encoding type I glutamate--ammonia ligase, whose amino-acid sequence is MNEIKSIIKHDSNKPKFLQLIFVDINGVPKGMEVPIERYEEAVTDGISFDGSSIPGFQGIEDSDLLFKADPTTYVEVPWEEIAKVFGYIYKDGKPYHADPRRILNSVVEELKKMGITAYIGPEPEFYLFEKNGSWELKLPDGGGYFDLVNLDKAREMKRVIAHYMPAFKLIPEVLHHEVGPGQHEIDFRFADALTTADNIVRFKYLVKAVAESYGLYATFMPKPLFGKPGNGMHLHISLWKEGENIFRGEKGLSDDALYFIGGVLKHAKALTAVTNPTVNSYKRLVPGYEAPVYISWGYKNRSALIRVPAYVGNGARIEYRCPDPSANPYLAFAVILMAGIDGIKHKIEPFAYVEENVYEMGEKERWSLGIDVLPTTLEEALGELKRDKVIRDVLGKAYHNFMEYKTKEWEAYQRYLEKNGINRRTIKVTEWELERYFYV